The following nucleotide sequence is from Trifolium pratense cultivar HEN17-A07 linkage group LG2, ARS_RC_1.1, whole genome shotgun sequence.
CTCTTCACATCAAGCTGATATACATTCCATCATTTGCTAGCAGATAGTGCCAGTATAGCTCTTATTGTGTCCCATCTAGCAACTAGTGCAAATACATCTCTATAATCAACACCATGTTGTTGACTGTATCCTTTTGCTACAAGTCTTGCTTTGTGCTTTTCAATTCTACCATTCTCATTGTATTTAGTTTTGAAAATCCATTTCACACCAATCTTTATGCTGCTACTTGGTAGATCAGTCAACACTCAAGTTCCATTGTTTTCAATAGATTCAATCTCTTGATCCATAGCTTTTCTCAAAACTTCATATTTGGCTGCTTCTTCATAAGTGTTGGGATCATGGTTGTTAATGAAAACAACTAAATTGTGCAATTCAATGTCTTCAACCGGCTCCATGTTAGTAAAAAGTCTCTCATCCATCCAGGTGGTATTCTTGTTCTAGGTGAGATGATATGACTGCCATCTTGGTCTCCATCAGAGCTAGTATCACTAACATGTTCAACAGTTTCTTCAACAATTTCACTACTTTCTCCAAGCTCAATAGCTTCTCCATCATTAATAGTTtgttgaatttcaaattctgCTTCATCATTGTTATTTGGCACTTTAGTGGCTTCTAGATCACTTATTTGAACTTTTGTAGCTTTACTTTGTTTTCATTCCCATCCTTTTGATTCATAAAAGATCACATCTCTACTAACAATTATAGGCCTTTGATTCTTCACTTACATCAAGATGAATACATTTGATGCTTTTTGGATCTAATTTCTTCCTTTGAGTATCTGAAACATGTGCGCTAAGCATCCAAAGATTTTGAAGTAGTGAACAAATGGTTTCATTTTGCTCCAAGCATCTTCTGGCGTTACTTCTTTTACTAACATAGTTGGATTCTATTCAACACATATGTAGCCCAAATGACTGCTTCTGGCCAAAACCTCTTAGGCACATCCTTTCCTGCCATCATGCTTCTGATCATATTCAAAATAGTTATATTCTTTCTCTCAaaaactccattttgttgtggagtatAATCTGTAGTAAGTTGTCTTTTGATTCCATGTTGACTGCAAAAATCATTAAATGCAGTTGATGTGAATTCATCACCTCTATCAGTTCTTAGACATTCAATTTGACAGTTTGACTCCTTTTCTACAAttgctttgatttttttgaatgTGGACAGTGCACTAGACTTTTCTATGAGAGGATAGGTCCATGTCTTTCTACTAAAATCATCAGTAAAGGTTATGAAATACCTGCTTCCTCCATTTAATGTAGGTTCGATAGGTCCAAAAATATTTGAGTAAATGAGTTGGAGTCTTTCTGTAGCTCTCCAATTTATAGTTTAGGTATAGAGTCTTTATGTTGCTTGCCAACAATGCAGTTTTCATAGATTTCTGTTGTTTCTTGCAGAACAGGGAACCCTTTAACTATTGATTTCTTTGCTAGAATACTCAAACCTTTAATGTTCAGGTGACCATATCTACAGTGCCACAATTGAGTTTGATCAGAATTTGTAGCTTGAAGACACATTGGAGTGATTACTGAGGCATGAATTATATACACCTTGCAATTGTTCTTTGAAAACACAATTGTTAAATTCTTTTGTTGTAACTGTCCAATACTCAACAAATTGTTCTTTAGCCCAGGAATATAATACACACGAGTTATCACTTGCACTATACCTTCAATATGCAATTTCAAATTGCATTTTCCCATGACTGGCATCTCTGAATTcaatatcaaaatcaaatagtCATTCCTTCTTTCCTACCATATGGTTGCTGCAACCAGAATCAACGAACCAAATGTCATGTTTTAATTCACTGTTAATTGGTTCTTTCAACTTTTCTTGCGCCATAAGCAAGACTTCATCATATTTATCAAACTCAGCATAATTTGCCTCTTCCCAGGTTGGACATTCACTTTGATAATGCCCAATTTTGTGACATCTATAACACTCAACAAGATCTTTATTTTGTTGTCTACCTCTACCTTTACCACCCCTTGAATTATTCTTGCCTCTCTGTCTTCCTCCACCTCTTCCATAAGATACTTTCAAAGCTTGTTCTTCATCCTTGATTTGCACAAGTTTCAttcttttctcatgaactaatAGACTACTTTTGCAATACATCAATTGTAAGAGTAGTTACATCATTAGACTCTTCTCTCAAAACCTTCTCTACATCTTTGGTTTGATCCATAGTTTCACCATGTGCTGTCATCTTGTTGGCAATAGTTAAAGTTCTTGAAAAGTAATCAGTTACAGATTCATTGTCTTTCATCCGCAACATTTCAAATTCTTTGCTCAATGCTTGAAGCTGAGCCCTTTTAACCTTTGTTGAGCATTGCTACTTCTTTCTCATAGATTCCCAAATGTCACGAGCAGTGTTACGTTCAAGAATTGTTTCCAAGATTGAACGTTCAATAGATTGAAAAAGAAAGTTCTTGGCCTTCAAATCTTTGAGCTTGCTTTCATCTGCAAGTTTTGTCTGTTCTGATGTTGCATTCGCAGGAGCAACGATGATGCCATCTTCAATTTGACTCCAATATTCTTTTGATCGAAGCAAATTTTCCATAAGCATATAGACCAATGATCATAATGTCCATCGAATTTAGGAATTGAAGGTTGCATATAGTTGGAAGATTCGGCCATGAGGTTAGGGATGAAGATCGAAAGGATGAATCAAGAAGGAAGATGAAGATTGGGAAGAAAACAGTTGTAACATAAAACAACAAGAGCGCGCGGCGGCGCGCGCGTTCCAACTGCGTTTGATGTATGCAGGACCCTTGAGGGCTACTGTTGTGTAATAGGTGTTCTTTGTTGATTCACATAAGGTATTGCACCTTATATAGCCAGGTACAAAGAAGGTTCAAGTTAGGCTTGAGTATAGTACATGACTACCTAAGCTGCAAGTAACTATGGCCTAGACTTGGCGCGCGCCTGTGAGCAAGTTTATATCTAACATGCAGCATATGATTTCTTGCCCTTATCCTCCCTAATGTTTACTTTATGTGGGTGCAACCACTTACAAACCGCAATATTATGACCAATTACTGTTCATACTATTTTCCAATCAGAGGTGGACACGTGTATGTTTTTATCTTTAGACTTCAACATATCGGTAATTATTAGTATATTCTTTCATCTCTATTCTAATCGACTAAAATAAAGCAACCGCAACACCGTTGAAGCCCATAATACCCAATCTTCCAAGTTGAAGCTTTTTTGCGACCTCTTCGACTCTCTATCGTTATTTCCTAATAACAAAAACTCACATTCACTCCATGGTTGTAACTTTCAAGGTGCGTTGTTTGATTTCTTAACCTCTGTCATTGTTTGAAGACCGTCGATGCAGAGCTTCACCTTCATTTGATCCGTCACATGAATATTACTAGAAGGGGGCGAAACTCTCTATTATAGGAGAGagcaacaaaaacaaacaatttaACAATTTAACCTTCATTTGTCCTTAATTTAATTAGTaattttgaattcaaattcaaattatgaGCGTGCAATAATATTAAAACTCTTAAAAATGAATTTCGTCACAGATGTTTTCATGAGATTAATCTCCACATTTATCAAAACACGAGATATCCacaaatttagacaaaaaaaagtaGAGAAAATTATATAGATTGACCATCTTTTTATTCATATCCTTATATCTTAAATAAAGCTCAATAATCCTTATAACAGATACAATTATAATTTGTTGTCATCGGAAAATCTTAATTTGATCAAGCCTCTTGGAACTTAACTTTGAAGGGAACATTAGTGAGAGCCAAACGCATTTCCATATTCTTATACCTATAATACCCAACATCTTTGCATACATGCTTGCAAGAAGGACACACATTAGGACAATAGACCAACTTATAAGCATCGTCGTACTTCTCAATCTTGAACCAACTGTGAATTGAATTCGATCCCGGATGGCCTAATATACCACCGGTGGTCAGAAATGTTTCTTCCTTCGAAAAAGGATCAATCTTCCAAACTACGGAACGGTTGGGACACCTATTATCACCATTAGCTAGCATTATATTGAGATCAGTTGAGACACGAATAACACCTTTAACGGGTGCAATCCTTAGTGGTAAGCCTTGACTATGTTTCACAATTACTACATGAAAAGGGCAAGTTTCATCGGTATTTACAACGTCAATGTATCCACCATTGGCGGGGATGATGTAGTAATCGGCATCAAGTCGAAGCTTCTTCCCTGATATGTCGAGGACTTGTTCAAGTGAAGGTTTAGCCGATCCAAGTAGTGGTTGTGAGGACAAGGTAAGGAGAAGGAGAAGTACTAGCATTGTTGTActcttcattgtttttttttttgtttgtatgtattatgtttcaactttcaagtactttgtgtttgttttgattatGAATGGAGTTGATAGGAGATATCATCAATTATAtttatactactactactacaatTTTTATCTATGGATTCATAAATATTCAAGCTAGATCTGTGGTCAATGATTTAGAGTACGATACAATTGgctaatatgttttttttacaatgcgattggtataatttgttttaagtATTTCCTTCAAAATCTATATGCTTGTTCAGTTTTAAAATCTATGGTTGCTAAGTCTCAAtgtcttttaaaatattaataaaaacatTACTATAGTATATGGTTTTTTTTGGGTGTAAATAGTACATGGGTCTTTAACAAATCAAGCCTTAAACTAAGACATGACGTGTAGGAAACAGAGTGCATCTTTCCTAACAAATCGATCctcaataatttatattttactatacTTTTTCTTTGAGTAGTTTActagatattttttttgttattataagtAGACAATTAGGATTTAGGACTCCATATATTTTGTCCACATAAATACAGCTAAGTTGGTGTTCTATGCCACTCTATGAGTTTGATTTTACAAATCTAACTAATGGAATGTGACACCATGTACCACACCATTTCAATTTGATGACGAACCGTCACATTCTCTAATCcaggcctattttagcaacattggatgcattttagtaggtttttagcaataaatataagagaaatctaaccataagcttgattacttgttttgcaagaaaacaggaaaaattgcaggaaatggatgtttttcactacgctgggggcgtagcccatcacgcgccgcgtggtggagctcacagggagccaagattttcactctgatcacgcgcggcgtgatacctgaccacgcgcggcgtgaagccttgttcaagaagaagattgctctctgacttgatcacgcgccgcgtgataccgttatcacgcgcggcgtagttgatggatctgcaaccacgcgcggcgtgatagatctgacgCGCAGCGTGGTTGCGTTTagtatatatggtttctgcataatcctgttttggggttggaaaattctgcaaatttgatctacattctgggtttggaacttcaagattgggattcaagactccagaggatagctccaagcacatcgatagcatggattcacaagccatgacattgaagctcggacgcgaacaaagggagatgaggagctaagcttctttggaggtaggatctaggatagtctaggatgtagatagatcagttgtaatctgctatatgtgtaagaatctactcttttcatagtgttgatttaatacAATTCGATGcataatgctttataatccttcattagtgttgtaatgatttcgagttaagtcacgtgcgagagtattgatttaatttctgaactgaattgcattaagcgcttgagtgtctccggtcgagagattgaggcatagagtgtagcgaacgattgacgcgcgttaatatcattcgttgtaggtagcttccgcccgagagatcgggggagtatcgacaacgaatagagtggattttgacaagagattgcgattcactaatttgtcgatctagttgtcaacacttgagtagattcctatgatatagtagattgtatgtggtttagctatagactaggcgattccgatgattctacctcacttttccattatatcaaagcacgttttctaacaattcatcactcaacttacccccaatttatgtgtatttcttgcataatgtctatgagcactattcgactagtttaatcacacaatccctgtggatcgatatttttattactacgtggtaattcgttcacttgcgaaaattatccatcaagtttttggcgccgttgccggggattgtgattgattcgacaaggcaatagtgttcatattttctgtgttttctttaattttctgtttgatattttttctaccggagcgttctacttgtgtgtttccttgtgcatgcggagaacaggtcccaCGGAGCTACAATTCGATCCCgaaattgaaaagacagctcgcgcaattcggaaggcaacaagggaagcccaagcttcaaggggaacagctttgctaagggatacaccggactgtcaaggacagaCTTCAGCAACGATGGAAGAAGAgcaggttccaccggttcctcaaccgccaaggcgtacccttggtgattatgggaggagagacaatgacgcgttggcaaatcaaggctttcagccggcgaatcctgtctcattcgacatcaagaacacggtcctctcCGCCCTAAAAGAGAACCCTTATTCAggatcggaagctcaatgcccgaacttacacttgtctcacttctatgaagcctgcgactataccgatccaccgggggtgagcgaatcggacaaaagactgaggttattcaagcattctctcaccggccgtgctaaagattggttggacacgatacccgccggaactattgagacttggagacagctggagcggaagttcttagatcgttacttccctattcataagttcctagaaagaagggctgaaattagcaacttcgaacaagcggatggtgagacgttgtatgatgcttgggagaggttcaaagtttgtcttaaaaggtgtccgaatcacggtttcgatggccacaatcagatgcaaatgtttacccaaggtttgagggctcaaacgcgaatgatacttgacgcatcagccggtggttcgttgaagaaccgtgacgaaactgaagcaagagaattggtggaaagcatggctcaaaacgagtatagagctactaatgatagaggagccaaaaagaaaggcggagtgttggaattggatactcaaacagcgctattggcacagcaaaagctcacgactagccaaatggaagcaatgatgaagctgctgtccaatccacaagttcaatcttctccaatatgtaaaattgacaatgtgcgctgtgatttttgtttgcaggaccacccaaatggcggatgcttcccggagggttcagaggaggctcgctacttagccaatttccggaagccgtacaacaacaataacaacggttccgggtgggggaacggtatgcaaagtcaaggtgcacagcaacagcagcaaaggcctccatcaaggatgaaagagactctaaatcagttcatgctcatgacccaaagcaactttgaagcgatgaaatcgagtcaagcaacctctaacaagaatcatgaagcttctataaagaatctggaggtgcaaatgggtcagctgtcaagacagttttctatgttgcaaaatcaaggaggtttcggtggaaacactcatgataatcctaaaaatgaaacttgcaatggaatcactttgaggagtagagagataccggaacggccagctgtggagaagcccttgaaaaagGTCAATGAGGGAGAGGTTGAAGATAAGCAAGAggttgtagttgaaaatgagagacatGAGGTGTAACGTCCAGGATTTTCATCCaagatatttgttaaaaattatatttagttgGAAAATGTgccgctatttttttttttaaaaaataaaatggttacAAAGATAATTGAAGTGAAATTCagagaaatataaacttaacttaaaaatgaattattgtttaaaaatttccagcggaagaaaatacaacaaagaACTATTCATTACATAAAATTCTCAAAttacaaaacccaatttttccccgttcgtacgcgcttcaagcatcacttcacattcaatcaaatctttctccttgagtacctaaaatgttggttgtaagggtcaatttccgtatccacattgaatcatactcaccacaagaaaatgttataaaataataacaaaacacttcacctttatcgaaaatataattattagtttttaaaaaaaaaacctttgatGATTAGAGTACAAATATAAGAACCGAAAGAAAAGCAACGGTGACACACATTAACACATAACCCAAATTACATGATCATCCAAATAAAGGATAGCAACAATCAGTTTTGCTACCTACACTAATaattcttatatattttttttttctttctttccttccaaTTACATTAGTTCTTTTAAGACTAGAATAATTATTTACTCTTGTTAGTTCTTCCTTCCTATATGAAGTAAAATGCGACTAAGACATCCCTATATGAAACACTAATAATCCGGATAATAAATCTCATACCAATGAGagaaccagccacacaggctaaaagtaaaccagccacacaggctcaagccacacaggctaaaagtaaaaccagccacacaggctaaaagtaaaccagccacacaggctaccTAAATATACTCTGCTATACACATCCTATATGATGCATGATACTTCACTTTCTTAGCAAAGCCGATTTCACCGAAACAACAATAAATCTCTCTGATTTGTaactacttatttatatatTCCAATTCTTAATTTCATCAAGTAATTGTATAATTAGCAACTACCCAAACACAACACACATGGCATGAACTGAAGATTAATTTGCAAACATAACCCACAACTCCATCAATTCAATTATCacaaacttatatatataaccgacgtacaaaattatttatttactttttataagGCTGATTCCATTGGTTCATTTTAAGTGGCAAAAGTTCTACTATTATTTAACAACATAATCCTACGTAGCATGAGTTTATGGGGAAAAAGCACTTACCTTAGGCGCTTTCCTTCCAAGCATACACTAGCCTAAATTCGCAGCTACCGCATCTTTCGTTCTAGAGTCCGTTTTGAAAATCAAACCGAAAACCATATGCCACGATTGATTTAGGGGAGAATAAGGCCAAGAACATAGCTTGATTATCACTTGAATACTAGAGGAGACACACCACTAATAGGAAGGGTGTAAGACTTTTGTGTGTGAAGGCTAGgttggttttgtgtttgttgcTTCTACTGATTTTGAAGCCTTAATAGAATAATAGATTAGTGTGATGATGAGGTCTAAACAATGTAAATTTAAGATAGAGGTGATAGAAAAATCAAGCTCTTAAAGCTATTGGCCAAAAATGCATGAACTAAGTAAGAATGATCATGGCTTTTAATAGGCAATTGTACCATGAAAGGAAAAACGAGATTAgcatataatttatatgaaacAAGACATGAAGGCAAATAAATTAGTATTAAGTGCTTTTCTTTGGCAACTATGAAATTAAACGTGTGGGAAATGAATTGTAATGATGGGCATTAAGTGCCACAATTATGGTAAATTTGGTCACATGATTATGCTTATGCATGAATTCGTCTCTATCATTTTCACGTGGATAATATATTGGCAGGGCTTCCCATTTTGGCTTGGTCAAATGGATTTATCAACATCCTAAAACTAGTGCTAATTAATTTCCGGAACTTATAAATTGGTGaagtaataattaaaataaatactatcTCGTCAAATActaaagtaaaataagaaaatggaatataaaataattacttatatagattttattaatcaaataacAACTCAATAAAATGTATGTATAAAATATTGGGGCGTTacatgagggagaagtagaaaatgaaaatatgtctaaggaagtggagattagtgaggatgaagtagaagaagttgaaaaacagagggagataaaagaaaaagagagtaagaaggttgagaaaggtaaaggagttgatgaatcgccatatgctaggatgccttttcctaggagaaagaaagttaagaatcttgagcgagagaaggagttcaagaagttcatgaaggtgttgaacaagcttgagatggctataccattggttgaggcattggagcaaatgccgagttatgcaaagtttttgaaggagctgcttacaaagaaaagaaaaccattagatgatgaaatggtaagtatgacggaagaaTGCAACGCCATCATTCAAtggaagctacctcagaaaaagaaagattcggggagctttacaattacATGCTCTATTGGAAATCTCACTATTGAAAAggctttgtgtgatttgggtgcgagcattaatctgatgccgttatcaatgatgaagaagataccgggagcggtagcaaagccgacaaagatgagtctctctttggcggatagatcgatagtgcatccggaaggtattctccatgatgtgttggttagAGTGGGTGAATTTGTGTTTCCCGCAGACTTTGTGGTTCTGGACATAGAAGAAACTCGGGAGTGGGAACCTTTGCTACTAGGTAGACCCTTCCTAGCAACtagccgtgccctaatcgatgtagagatgggggaactcatgctaaggaccgatgatcagcaggttacattcaatgtctttgataagatgacatgtgatgatggagacccacaGTGTTTTAGAATTCAGGTTTATGATCACATGGTTAAAGATGCccttaagttaccttggaatgcacactacttgccacatggtggcacttCTTTTCCATGAcccttaggggcatggaacgtcaagcatcgggacgttaaacaagcgctggttgggaggcaacccaacggtttctaatgttttagtttgttttgttttgaagattgtaggtaggtgtgcagcagaagcaaggacggAAGCAGAACAGGGCAAAACAGAGTcctactacgccgggggcgcagtacaattacgcgcggcgtgatccttcaACACAGAGGAAGGAGTTTTCAGAAtgtatcacgcgcggcgtggggatacatcacgcgctgcgtgaagcCTGGAGAAATATGGAGTCTCTGACTAAGTGAATACGCGCCGCGTGGTGGttattacgcgcggcgtggcctgtttgaaagaagttcttgaccgttacaattggtactacgcgcggcgtagcagggatcacgcgcggcgtggttacacaggaaagcgtgtcaaatttgaatttcttcatcttcccaACCAATCCATCTgtcccatcatcaattcacacgCCCTCTCACACGAAAAACTCCATTGTTAACCCATTTTCATCTTCCAAACCCCTCCAATTTCATCTATAATCACTTCTAATCATCCCATtccttcacattcacatacAACCCATTTCAATCATTCCAAATTCCTCATTTCAGCACATCATTTCACCACTTTCCCAAATTGACCCATTTCAACCTCCCTACTATCACCATGTTGACACGGCTAACCGggaagggaaagaagaagagtgatgctaatCCAACACAAGAGCCACCAAAGAAACCAAGAACAaagatgagtgcaagcaagGGCCAATCTTCTCGGTCCGCTCAAGCATCTCCCCCTCGCCGGAGCAGTGTTACTCGGCCACAAGTTCATCCTCACTTCATTAGtgaagttcatgagaaaaggtacacacaaattcgaacctttactattaatcaagagaagGGTTTTGGTGAGGATTTGCTGAATGGTGTGGCTGAGATAGGAAATGAGGTCAAGTCTAGGGGATGGGAGAAATTTAATAagttgatgattaaagatgagGTTAATCCTGGCAATCAGATGTGGGCTAGGGAGTTCTTTGCAAATGCCTATTTACCGGATCAACCAATGTTTCCGGAGTATATTTCTGTGGTTAGGGGTGTTAAGGTgagttattcttttgaaactatAAATAATCTGCTTGGTTGTGCTGCTGAAGGCGTGTGTGAACTTTTGCGTAATAGAGAGAGGATCGACAAGAGTGGGATCGAAGTTAGGGAGGAACTAAAGAGTATAGTATGTCGTCCGGGAGCAATGTGGCTAGCCCACTCAGCAGCTTCTCTCCCTAGAAGGTTGAGCTTAACAAGTTTTAATCCCGTTCACCGAgcttggggtgaattttggttgaagaaTGTGAGGGTTGTAGGTAACAATTCAGAGATTCAGCTTGATAATGCTTACGCGGTCCGGTTGTTGGTTGAAGGGAAGTATATTAATCTGGGGtattggttacaaaaagatcttcatgagatagccaatcatccgaatcctacttttactttgggacattgcaatctcatcgctgctttgtgtagggcgaataatgttccaatgaatgtgcaagaaggtgatctTCATCCTGTTCGTCCTTTGTCATTATCCTACTTCACCAAAAAGTTTGAGAGAGGTCCAATTGTGCCCCGaggtgaggggaatgctgcaaGGGAGGAAGCTTTgagggaagaagaagagattaatcggtttgaagaaggtaatcatccggatcaacaggggGATCCGGTACATGAGTATCACGATATACCAGCTCAGGACCCTTCTCGTTACTCTCATGATATGAATCAGCTTGCTTCTATGTTGCATCAGATGGAGATTTCTCAATATTCGGGGCTGCCGAATCtctactttgataccgcctcttccatgtacaccgaggcgatgacttaccggtctactttccctcctcctacttttgggacGTTGTATCCCGTTGATACGGATTGGGAGGCAcatcaggcgagggagctgaCATCATTCCAGGCCAGACAAGCTTACAATTCTGGTTTGAGAGCTTCTGAGTTGGCGGAGATCGAAAGgcgacgccgggttgagcaggatgaggcagctgctatggagagggagatgctggatgtggatgggctgaatctgaacttgaatagcccgttcacaaactacttcactggccagTCGAATGACACCGTTTGACGTCGTTGGTTATGAtctctgctgctgctgctacactactactctatctctacTTTTTACTTTCGTTTATTTTACTttcgttggtttgtaataatattttgatgttgcttagatattggctggatattttatttgtgtactctgaatttgaatcttcctTTGTAtaattgtggaatggtttttacttctagagttt
It contains:
- the LOC123909741 gene encoding miraculin-like, producing MKSTTMLVLLLLLTLSSQPLLGSAKPSLEQVLDISGKKLRLDADYYIIPANGGYIDVVNTDETCPFHVVIVKHSQGLPLRIAPVKGVIRVSTDLNIMLANGDNRCPNRSVVWKIDPFSKEETFLTTGGILGHPGSNSIHSWFKIEKYDDAYKLVYCPNVCPSCKHVCKDVGYYRYKNMEMRLALTNVPFKVKFQEA